In Pseudothermotoga hypogea DSM 11164 = NBRC 106472, the following are encoded in one genomic region:
- the cmr3 gene encoding type III-B CRISPR module-associated protein Cmr3 codes for MKLYAIYFEPEDWVAFREVRRFGPSDRVESVSLPSPFPFYGAVRTALLKKWGIKLELGRFPDIDEKKIEIIGGPDNPGKIKMFGPFIFKRTQKGIEHYFPAPRNIYRFDGKYKTMPILMESDGEFKLPWIGEFSGAVKVEAQYIEASEIKKLKSGQEFQPSDPDCYEVELRLGIGLSKDSKLAEERMIYTMSVYRFRNGGFFMLCDEETCGLVSQLDGVFLGAKQRWAKVWIEEFKETDIFQPLNGNVAVWLLTPAIFDDGMIPKSKQLQDAKILGIVGAKKTVISGWDVANNRSKPIHHAAGVGTVYYLDRPIDSFVLRESKFNEFGFGTVAFMKWDYFEGEE; via the coding sequence ATGAAATTGTATGCGATCTATTTCGAGCCGGAAGATTGGGTCGCCTTCAGAGAAGTCAGAAGGTTTGGACCATCCGACAGGGTTGAAAGCGTCTCTCTTCCAAGTCCTTTCCCATTCTACGGTGCGGTCAGAACGGCCTTGCTCAAGAAGTGGGGGATAAAACTGGAATTGGGAAGGTTCCCAGACATAGACGAGAAAAAGATAGAGATCATAGGTGGTCCAGACAACCCTGGCAAGATAAAAATGTTCGGACCCTTCATATTCAAAAGAACACAAAAAGGTATCGAGCATTATTTTCCTGCCCCGAGGAACATTTACAGATTCGACGGAAAGTACAAAACCATGCCCATATTGATGGAAAGCGACGGTGAATTCAAACTCCCTTGGATAGGTGAATTCAGTGGAGCAGTCAAGGTCGAGGCACAGTACATCGAAGCTTCCGAGATCAAAAAACTCAAAAGCGGTCAGGAATTTCAGCCGTCGGATCCAGATTGCTATGAAGTCGAACTTAGGCTCGGAATCGGTCTGAGCAAAGACTCGAAGTTGGCGGAGGAGAGAATGATATACACGATGAGCGTTTACAGGTTCAGAAACGGAGGTTTCTTCATGCTGTGCGACGAAGAAACGTGTGGGCTCGTTTCCCAGCTGGATGGTGTGTTCCTCGGTGCAAAGCAACGCTGGGCTAAGGTTTGGATCGAGGAATTCAAAGAAACAGACATCTTCCAACCACTCAACGGAAACGTAGCGGTTTGGCTCTTGACACCAGCGATATTCGACGACGGTATGATCCCGAAATCGAAGCAACTCCAAGATGCCAAGATACTGGGGATTGTGGGGGCTAAGAAGACCGTTATCTCAGGTTGGGACGTTGCTAACAACAGGTCCAAACCGATTCATCACGCTGCCGGTGTGGGGACGGTTTACTATCTGGATCGTCCAATCGATAGTTTTGTTCTCAGAGAGAGCAAGTTCAACGAGTTCGGTTTCGGAACGGTGGCCTTCATGAAATGGGATTACTTCGAAGGGGAGGAGTGA
- the cmr4 gene encoding type III-B CRISPR module RAMP protein Cmr4 → MDKQVYLLYAETQVHAGSGFEIGVVDLPIQRERTTGFPIIQGVKGALRAFFRNTQQDNSKSKIFGDEIVQNNTKETKPGKVAFSEAKILLFPVRSQDKLFIWVTCPLVLSRFLNVAGEKEALEEIVKLELEEDRAIALDGSSRIYIEEISLNARNDVCLEKFREVLSRISTCAPIQSLQTKMSKDVAIVSDTMFCDIVKTMTEVIPRIRINEATKTVEEGALWYEEYLPQDTVMYFVARVMAYGNENLLSKLREKIDGKIVNIGGKETIGKGMMWVNCFGGDEDEKSGT, encoded by the coding sequence ATGGACAAACAAGTTTATTTGCTGTACGCTGAAACGCAGGTCCATGCGGGGAGCGGTTTTGAAATCGGCGTTGTTGATCTCCCAATACAGAGGGAGCGAACAACTGGTTTTCCGATTATCCAGGGTGTCAAGGGTGCGCTGAGGGCTTTCTTCAGGAACACTCAACAGGACAATTCGAAATCGAAGATTTTCGGCGATGAGATCGTACAGAACAACACGAAAGAAACGAAACCGGGCAAGGTCGCGTTTTCCGAGGCGAAGATACTGCTTTTCCCAGTTAGAAGCCAAGACAAGCTGTTCATCTGGGTGACTTGCCCATTGGTTCTTTCCAGATTTTTGAACGTCGCAGGTGAAAAAGAAGCGTTGGAAGAGATCGTGAAACTCGAGCTTGAGGAGGACAGGGCGATCGCGTTGGACGGTTCGAGTAGGATTTACATCGAGGAGATATCTTTGAACGCGAGAAACGATGTCTGCTTGGAGAAATTTCGAGAAGTACTCTCAAGGATTTCAACTTGTGCCCCGATCCAGTCACTCCAAACGAAGATGAGTAAGGATGTTGCCATAGTATCCGACACGATGTTTTGCGACATCGTCAAGACGATGACCGAGGTCATACCGAGGATAAGAATAAACGAGGCCACCAAGACGGTCGAAGAAGGTGCGCTTTGGTACGAAGAGTACTTGCCACAGGACACAGTCATGTATTTCGTGGCGAGAGTGATGGCGTACGGTAATGAAAATCTACTCAGTAAATTGCGCGAAAAAATCGATGGGAAGATTGTCAACATAGGTGGAAAGGAGACCATAGGAAAAGGAATGATGTGGGTCAACTGCTTTGGAGGTGACGAGGATGAGAAATCTGGAACTTGA
- the cmr6 gene encoding type III-B CRISPR module RAMP protein Cmr6: protein MSPENLSLFWNKLAFRSLNVNSPNLPFEMLKKVQEIKTKDFIMEANQRRDELLRRTNVVFDVVMRLKGRLLVGVGNASIIEVGMTFSRNYGFPIIPSSSLKGCFSMYLREIAGYDKKKIKDLFGEDVSGDDHIQGRLVFLDAIPVENVTFSLDIVNNHFVPYYSRESPPPNDWYNPVPVVYIVVEGGRFRFTVIEEGGLSVEEKTELQKHFIEMLKWHGLGAKTNYGYGRFEPLDVPKLVREDPSNRFDLRVD from the coding sequence GTGAGCCCAGAGAACCTGAGTTTGTTCTGGAACAAACTGGCTTTCAGATCGCTCAACGTGAACAGTCCAAACCTGCCGTTTGAAATGCTCAAGAAAGTGCAAGAGATCAAAACGAAAGATTTCATAATGGAAGCGAACCAAAGGAGAGACGAACTCCTGCGCAGGACCAACGTGGTTTTCGACGTGGTGATGAGATTGAAGGGTCGACTACTGGTGGGGGTGGGGAACGCTTCGATCATTGAAGTGGGGATGACTTTTTCGAGGAACTACGGTTTTCCAATCATTCCGAGCAGCAGCTTGAAAGGCTGTTTTTCGATGTATCTGAGGGAAATAGCAGGTTATGACAAAAAGAAGATCAAGGATCTCTTTGGAGAAGATGTGTCTGGAGACGACCACATCCAAGGTCGATTGGTCTTTTTGGACGCCATACCTGTTGAAAATGTCACTTTCTCCCTCGACATTGTCAACAACCACTTTGTCCCGTACTACTCGAGGGAATCACCTCCTCCGAACGATTGGTACAACCCCGTGCCAGTTGTGTACATCGTTGTCGAAGGGGGAAGGTTCAGGTTCACGGTGATAGAAGAAGGAGGATTGAGTGTTGAAGAGAAAACAGAGTTGCAAAAACATTTCATCGAAATGTTGAAATGGCACGGCTTGGGTGCGAAGACGAACTACGGTTACGGTAGGTTCGAACCGTTAGATGTGCCGAAATTGGTGCGTGAAGATCCTTCGAATCGTTTCGATCTTCGGGTGGACTGA
- the cmr5 gene encoding type III-B CRISPR module-associated protein Cmr5, which produces MRNLELEMARRAMEKVKEVANEAQSKQEYLTLARKLGSMIIQNGLIGTITYLKNKSQGFVILGHLYELVSQQIPVDISKPESVPERDYFKVQAVALEASKWLKRYAEILLKE; this is translated from the coding sequence ATGAGAAATCTGGAACTTGAAATGGCGAGACGTGCCATGGAGAAGGTCAAAGAAGTCGCGAACGAAGCTCAATCGAAACAAGAGTACCTCACCTTGGCGAGAAAGCTCGGTAGCATGATCATTCAAAACGGTCTGATCGGAACCATCACCTATCTAAAAAATAAATCCCAAGGTTTCGTGATCCTCGGTCATTTGTACGAGCTGGTCTCTCAACAGATCCCCGTGGACATATCGAAACCCGAAAGTGTGCCCGAGAGGGATTACTTCAAAGTTCAAGCCGTGGCCTTGGAAGCTTCCAAGTGGTTGAAGCGCTACGCCGAGATCCTCCTAAAGGAGTGA